From Aspergillus fumigatus Af293 chromosome 5, whole genome shotgun sequence, a single genomic window includes:
- a CDS encoding adenosine kinase — MAATQGYPFLCLENPLLDIQAVGDAALLEKYGLKDNDAILAEEKHMGLYDELLSRDAKLIAGGAAQNTARGAQYMLPDNSVMYIGCVGKDKYADILKEACNQAGVHTEYRVDDVQPTGKCGVIITGHNRSMCTHLAAANEYKIDHLKQPHVWSLVEKAQYYYVGGYHLTVCVPAILALAEEAAAKNKVFMLSLSAPFIPQFFKDQLDSVLPYTDYTFCNETEARAYAESHEWNTDDVVEIAKKLAQLPKKNSSRPRVAIVTQGTLPTITATVKPDGEVEVKEFPVHEISKSSINDTNGAGDAFAGGFCAGVVQNKSLEESMDMGQWLASLSIQELGPS, encoded by the exons ATGGCCGCTACTCAGGGATACCCTTTTCTGTGCTTGGAGAATCCTCTTCTAG ATATCCAAGCTGTCGG CGATGCCGCTCTTCTGGAAAAGTACGGTCTTAAGGACAACGATGCTATCCTTGCTGAGGAGAAGCACATGGGACTCTATGATGAGCTCCTTAGCCGCGATGCTAAGCTCATTGCTGGCGGAGCTGCACAAAACACCGCCCGCGGTGCCCAG TACATGCTCCCCGACAACTCCGTTATGTACATTGGCTGTGTTGGTAAGGACAAGTACGCCGATATCCTCAAGGAGGCCTGCAACCAGGCTGGTGTTCACACCGAGTATCGTGTGGACGATGTCCAGCCCACTGGCAAGTGCGGCGTCATTATCACTGGTCACAACCGTAGCATGTGCACTCACCTTGCTGCGGCAAACGAGTACAAGATTGACCACTTGAAGCAGCCTCACGTCTGGTCTCTTGTCGAGAAGGCTCAGTACTATTATGTTGGTGGATACCACCTGACAGTTTGCGTCCCTGCCATTTTGGCCCTTgccgaggaggctgctgcgAAGAACAAG GTCTTCATGCTTTCTCTTTCCGCCCCCTTCATTCCTCAGTTCTTCAAAGACCAGCTTGACAGCGTCCTGCCCTACACCGACTACACTTTCTGCAACGAGACAGAGGCTCGCGCCTACGCCGAGTCCCACGAATGGAATacggatgatgttgttgagaTTGCGAAAAAGCTCGCTCAGCTTCCCAAGAAGAACAGTAGCCGCCCCAGAGTTGCTATTGTCACCCAAGGCACTCTGCCCACAATCACTGCGACCGTTAAGCCAGACGGCGAGGTTGAGGTCAAGGAGTTCCCTGTGCACGAGATTTCTAAGAGTAGCATCAACGACACCAACGGCGCTGG TGATGCGTTTGCTGGCGGCTTCTGCGCTGGTGTTGTTCAGAACAAATCTCTTGAGGAGAGCATGGACATGGGCCAGTGGCTCGCCAGCCTGAGCATTCAAGAGCTGGGACCTTCGTAA
- a CDS encoding STE11 family mitogen-activated protein kinase kinase kinase yields the protein MSLKPSASIWHKIASKPDSYDSIPINQRPHDPRAMLATKIQLSAPLGMTGSQATAPTYHVGPSHKSSMGASSQDGMLFTSPTESEFSLKDGHDAVRSWDEKQVINWLHSINCGQYESLFRANNFNGNNLIECDQKILQEMGIKKVGDRVRIFVAIKKLRNKSVNNLRQTNMVSENLSQLEPQLTPKKNQLAALEAPTYAPTSDSSRLTNLRQRSSSNRRMSRLVDNGYSTGKSSSRPGSPLRNQRYAANSPMESGRKEGYFAHPSTGGSNSGRNPGTPSDGSHGHKGGVHLRQNPSIDGLTMGALPANSPVIRVIYTGGQTKVLDIKHCKTADEIILCVLKKLQLPEHQYRNYCFYVLDGLEPDPSNCRRLTDQELMEICEGSSRSERGRLILRKIHAGEPDTDELRRASQLALDESQMTHMNALSSSNVRNQIKIQQLTGEPWHHIKQPLSPVSARQPQAHNDHDQSLQMSTERPSVAKLRSFFGARPPSEMIIHELTSYFPGHQREDIEKTMRMSIRRSQRLSRAASRLSVLSNTSYASSLRDAPPIPSIADTWLNPGAPSTRASRPLSVSRFNLPQTSYRDSIASSSLQPLQEESPIEPNRKSYVSFDSGSDDPSNSRQSLLDENASVAATDGGSFNERLSVLVAEDGEEEDDGLNEFLSGNNFAPKNWMKGSLIGEGSFGSVFLALHAITGELMAVKQVEIPSATKGTEFDKRKNSMVTALKHEIELLQGLHHPNIVQYLGTSADDQYLNIFLEYVPGGSIATMLKQYNTFQEPLIKNFVRQILEGLSYLHSRDIIHRDIKGANILVDNKGGIKISDFGISKRVEASTVLGARASGNGGGHLHRPSLQGSVYWMAPEVVRQTAHTKKADIWSLGCLVVEMFIGAHPFPDCSQLQAIFAIGSNSARPPAPEHASKEAMAFLDMTFQVDYEKRPSADELLQSPFLSAPLACFPESSFFSFRRHTEFCIFPFYGLEYPRAFPSYCSLSSYHLLNARLSPQRRFNIR from the exons ATGTCATTGAAGCCCAGTGCATCCATATGGCATAAGATCGCGTCAAAGCCCGACAGTTACGATTCAATCCCTATAAATCAGCGTCCGCACGATCCACGAGCTATGTTGGCGACGAAGATTCAATTGTCGGCGCCATTGGGCATGACAGGATCCCAGGCTACAGCACCCACATATCATGTCGGACCATCGCACAAGTCGTCAATGGGGGCGTCTTCGCAGGACGGGATGCTGTTTACAAGCCCGACAGAGTCGGAGTTTTCCTTGAAGGATGGTCATGATGCCGTTCG GTCGTGGGATGAGAAACAAGTGATAAACTGGTTGCACAGCATAAATTGCGGCCAGTACGAGTCTTTATTCAGAG CAAACAATTTCAACGGAAACAATCTTATTGAATGTGACCAGAAAATTCTTCAGGAAATGGGCATTAAGAAGGTCGGCGATCGAGTGCGGATTTTTGTAGCCATTAAGAAGCTCAGAAACAAGAGTGTCAACAATCTTAGACAAACGAACATGGTAAGTGAGAATCTGTCACAGTTGGAACCTCAGCTTACCCCCAAGAAGAATCAACTCGCTGCACTTGAGGCCCCTACGTACGCTCCAACTTCAGATTCATCTCGGCTTACCAACCTCCGCCAACGAAGTTCGAGCAATCGTCGTATGTCTCGCTTAGTCGACAATGGTTACTCCACGGGAAAATCATCATCACGCCCAGGGTCCCCATTGAGAAATCAGCGGTATGCTGCGAACAGCCCGATGGAAAGTGGTCGGAAAGAGGGTTATTTCGCTCATCCTTCCACTGGCGGCTCAAATTCTGGCCGAAACCCAGGAACACCTAGCGATGGTAGCCATGGCCACAAAGGTGGCGTACATCTGAGGCAAAACCCCAGCATTGATGGACTGACAATGGGTGCTTTGCCCGCAAATTCGCCAGTTATTAGGGTCATATATACCGGCGGACAGACCAAGGTACTGGATATCAAGCATTGCAAGACCGCCGATGAGATTATATTGTGTGTCCTCAAGAAGCTGCAGCTACCGGAGCACCAGTATCGCAACTATTGCTTCTACGTGCTGGACGGCTTGGAACCAGATCCTTCGAACTGTAGGCGACTTACGGATCAGGAGCTCATGGAGATTTGCGAAGGATCAAGTAGGTCCGAGCGCGGACGTCTCATTCTGCGGAAAATTCACGCTGGCGAACCGGATACTGATGAGCTTCGTCGTGCTTCCCAGCTTGCGTTGGATGAGAGCCAAATGACACACATGAATGCTCTGAGCAGTTCAAATGTGCGCAACCAGATTAAAATACAGCAACTCACAGGTGAACCCTGGCATCACATCAAACAACCTTTGTCGCCTGTATCTGCCCGGCAACCTCAGGCTCATAATGACCATGACCAGTCTCTCCAAATGAGCACTGAACGTCCCTCTGTGGCCAAGTTGCGATCTTTCTTCGGGGCTCGCCCACCTAGCGAAATGATTATTCATGAACTTACATCATATTTTCCCGGTCATCAGCGTGAGGATATTGAAAAGACCATGCGCATGTCGATCCGGAGATCTCAACGTCTCAGCCGAGCAGCAAGTCGCCTGAGCGTCCTCAGCAATACAAGCTATGCATCGAGCTTGAGGGATGCCCCCCCGATTCCGAGTATCGCTGACACCTGGCTCAATCCTGGAGCACCATCTACTCGCGCCTCGAGGCCGCTCTCGGTTTCCCGATTCAATCTCCCGCAAACATCATATAGGGATTCTATCGCCTCAAGCTCTCTTCAGCCTCTTCAAGAGGAGTCTCCTATTGAGCCGAATCGCAAATCATATGTTTCCTTTGATAGTGGCTCAGATGATCCGAGTAACTCTCGCCAAAGCCTTCTTGATGAGAACGCGAGTGTTGCAGCGACAGACGGCGGATCCTTCAATGAGAGGCTGAGTGTATTGGTGgccgaagatggagaagaggaggacgatggcCTCAACGAGTTCCTTTCAGGCAATAATTTTGCTCCCAAAAACTGGATGAAGGGATCTTTGATTGGTGAGGGATCTTTTGGTAgtgtcttccttgctcttcaTGCAATCACTGGAGAGCTCATGGCTGTCAAACAAGTGGAAATACCTTCGGCGACGAAGGGTACTGAGTTTGACAAGCGCAAGAACAGCATGGTGACAGCACTTAAACATGAGATTGAGCTGTTGCAAGGGCTTCACCATCCGAATATCGTCCAGTATTTGGGCACCTCTGCGGACGATCAGTACCTGAATATTTTCCTGGAGTACGTCCCCGGCGGTTCAATTGCTACGATGCTCAAACAGTACAACACCTTCCAAGAGCCGCTGATCAAGAATTTTGTACGTCAAATATTGGAAGGTCTTTCCTACCTCCATAGCCGAGACATCATCCACCGTGATATCAAGGGTGCCAACATTCTGGTGGATAACAAGGGCGGTATCAAGATTTCCGACTTTGGCATTTCCAAACGTGTTGAAGCCTCCACTGTTCTCGGTGCCCGAGCCAGCGGCAACGGAggtggccatcttcatcgacCTTCTCTACAGGGAAGCGTGTACTGGATGGCGCCGGAAGTCGTGCGACAGACAGCCCACACGAAGAAGGCGGACATCTGGAGTTTGGGCTGCCTTGTTGTTGAGATGTTTATTGGGGCCCATCCTTTCCCTGACTGCAGTCAGTTGCAAGCTATTTTCGCCATTGGTAGCAACAGTGCAAGACCTCCGGCTCCCGAGCACGCGAGCAAAGAAGCCATGGCCTTCTTGGACATGACCTTCCAAGTCGATTATGAGAAAAGACCCTCCGCGGATGAGCTACTGCAGAGCCCATTTTTGTCTGCACCGCTGGC GTGTTTCCCCGAATCAagtttcttttcatttcGAAGGCACACCGAATTCTGCATCTTCCCTTTTTATGGACTTGAATACCCCAGAGCCTTCCCGTCTTATTGTTCGCTTTCTTCTTACCATCTCCTAAATGCAAGGCTATCACCTCAAAGGCGTTTTAATATCCGGTAG
- a CDS encoding mitochondrial 54S ribosomal protein uL5m: MVASESSRFLARSLPRAFAPSSRLQSVCWRRNASDQASSKSPISDLESSSLSASVPEGIVKSFDPVARSRARKTQLPRSRYQFRSPKYDRGPLHPHRPPPPSDPSSRLFVPGPFSLPRVSQTWESTIAPDILTLCYVHTPPGFKPPPKGSRLREWDDSSPYHKNRPLRGPRGGDVLRLLRKPITFNNIPQLERITIHSYVKQAATENSSWLHVAGMAVQAISNVRVQTFKSKSSVATWGIAPGRDTVAVKAELRGEDMLHFFGKLVDVVLPRIKDWEGVKGTSGDSSGNITFGLEPENVALFPEIEVNYDMYPPKMIPGAHITIHTTARTDKDARLLLSAMGIPFYGKLVD; the protein is encoded by the exons ATGGTTGCCAGCGAGTCGTCCAGGTTCCTGGCAAGGTCCCTGCCAAGGGCCTTCGCACCCTCTTCTCGTCTTCAGAGCGTTTGTTGGCGGCGTAATGCCTCAGATCAGGCGTCGTCGAAGTCCCCAATTAGTGACCTTGAGTCAAGCTCTCTAAGTGCCAGCGTACCGGAGGGCATTGTGAAGTCATTCGATCCAGTAGCGAGGTCAAGGGCGCGAAAAACACAGTTGCCTCGGAGTCG TTATCAGTTCCGCTCGCCTAAATACGACCGTGGCCCTCTACACCCTCACAgacctcctccaccatcaGATCCCTCGTCTCGACTCTTTGTTCCTGGCCCCTTTTCACTTCCCAGAGTATCACAGACATGGGAGTCGACCATCGCTCCAGACATTCTCACCCTCTGCTACGTCCACACTCCTCCCGGGTTCAAGCCCCCACCAAAAGGTTCTCGTCTTCGTGAGTGGGACGACAGCTCTCCTTACCACAAGAACCGGCCGCTACGTGGGCCTCGTGGCGGCGACGTCTTACGACTGCTCCGTAAACCCATCACTTTCAACAACATCCCCCAGCTAGAGCGCATCACCATCCACAGCTACGTCAAGCAGGCTGCTACGGAGAACTCGTCCTGGCTCCATGTCGCCGGTATGGCCGTTCAGGCTATTTCCAATGTCCGCGTTCAGACATTCAAATCAAAGTCCAGCGTTGCTACGTGGGGTATTGCGCCTGGCAGAGACACCGTCGCGGTGAAGGCAGAACTGCGCGGTGAGGATATGCTCCACTTCTTCGGAAAGTTAGTCGATGTTGTTCTGCCTAGAATCAAGGACTGGGAAGGTGTCAAGGGCACCAGCGGTGATAGCAGCGGAAACATCACGTTCGGCCTTGAGCCCGAGAACGTGGCTCTCTTCCCTGAAATCGAGGTCAACTACGACAT GTACCCACCAAAGATGATCCCCGGTGCTCACATCACGATCCATACAACTGCCAGAACCGACAAGGACGCCCGTCTTCTCCTCAGCGCCATGGGTATTCCCTTCTATGGAAAGCTTGTTGATTAG
- a CDS encoding ubiquitin C-terminal hydrolase family protein → MSGIHRFLTRRERNNRNAKQNKDEASTILSRPLFSGFFASDRGPEPDQEEQRKLKILGRRIAQLGYTGLKEEHFEYALQSAQGDIEKAFDLLLILEDSIEGIIRPYTPSTKLLGAVNRQGVTCYLDALLFAMFARLDSFEAILYKSFNDEPRRKLSILLRLWVNMLRSGKLITTDITKHLQDALAECGWEDAAELRQQDTSEAFTFITEKLELPLLTLKMDIYHTGKEDVSSDHKFVNERLLEVAIPEPVDGKTVTLEDCLESYFNNRIEVKRHLERRNTVGSTRSFDSTSKGFISHIETVEVTPSPAASPTQLTPLRSDDSALLTPIITQSEVSGSNTPRGAHMRRTSIVQERFVPDSEDGANADGRFTTKSHSGRGSYRKEVMMPAWQFFSLIPWYTDNTPTSDAQVAAHFSSKRPILGMCLKRYSMLPNGKAVRLSTYVDIPTEIGLPHFIQDDNMDADGPIYGNFKLSLQALVCHRGNSVDSGHYIAIVRGTSAGALPASSHGLEPASDGPRYWMRFDDLAEERVTLVDIEQALKLESPYLLFYQILPINEDAAEANLATKVSSSDTSEDIGELDAAGIVRKLQTLTTDNTDFELPSGYVSGRPSVEITTSEDPAIGLADVNGRQQSAAFSNHGDSTNNLQVHPVSSKSPRILPKELEDKDAFSNSRRESRSARSKPTSRAGSQTSENRISATFSRFTSRRSKEKFTGDGSAEDDVDDFAVDNDLAGQTGEMSAGISRESKEKSPRRSKDRERLKGKAKDRSRERFGRKLERECIVM, encoded by the exons ATGAGTGGCATTCATCGATTCCTTACCCGGCGCGAGCGAAATAATAGAAATGCAAAACAGAACAAGGATGAG GCCTCGACGATACTATCCCGTCCTCTTTTCAGCGGATTTTTCGCATCCGACCGCGGGCCAGAGCCAGACCAAGAAGAGCAGAGGAAG CTGAAGATACTGGGGCGCCGCATCGCACAACTTGGCTATACTGGCTTGAAGGAAGAGCATTTTGAGTATGCGCTCCAGTCCGCTCAGGGAGACATAGAGAAAGCATTTGATCTGCTCCTCATCTTGGAGGATTCAATTGAGGGTATAATCAGACCGTACACTCCGAGTACAAAGCTACTTGGAGCAGTCAACCGACAGGGGGTTACCTGCTACCTGGACGCATTATTGTTCGCGATGTTTGCTCGTTTAGATTCCTTCGAAGCAATCCTTTACAAGTCGTTTAACGACGAGCCTCGTCGCAAGCTCTCAATATTGCTAAGACTCTGGGTTAACATGCTGCGCTCAGGAAAGCTCATAACAACAGATATT ACCAAGCATTTGCAGGATGCACTCGCTGAATGTGGCTGGGAAGATGCAGCTGAGCTTCGCCAGCAAGATACTTCCGAAGCCTTTACATTCATTACAGAAAAGTTAGAGCTGCCTCTACTCACGTTAAAGATGGATATCTATCACACTGGAAAGGAGGATGTGAGCAGCGACCACAAATTTGTCAATGAGAGATTGCTGGAGGTCGCGATTCCTGAGCCTGTCGATGGGAAGACAGTGACACTGGAGGACTGTCTGGAATCGTATTTCAACAATAGGATTGAGGTTAAGCGCCACCTTGAGCGACGCAATACTGTCGGCTCAACCAGATCCTTCGATTCCACGTCCAAAGGCTTTATATCACATATCGAGACTGTTGAGGTCACCCCGTCTCCTGCGGCTTCTCCAACTCAGTTGACTCCATTGCGATCCGACGACTCAGCGCTATTAACGCCCATAATAACCCAGTCAGAAGTAAGTGGCTCAAACACGCCTCGAGGCGCCCACATGCGGCGGACTAGCATCGTTCAAGAACGATTCGTACCTGACTCAGAAGACGGAGCAAACGCTGACGGGCGCTTTACCACGAAGAGTCACTCGGGAAGAGGGTCTTACAGGAAGGAAGTGATGATGCCCGCGTGGCAATTCTTCAGTCTGATAC CTTGGTACACAGATAACACCCCAACGAGCGATGCCCAGGTCGCGGCGCACTTTTCGTCGAAGAGACCAATCCTAGGCATGTGCCTGAAGCGTTATTCCATGCTTCCGAATGGGAAAGCTGTCAGACTCAGCACATACGTCGATATACCCACGGAAATCGGCCTTCCCCACTTCATTCAAGACGACAATATGGACGCAGACGGTCCCATTTATGGAAACTTCAAGCTGTCTTTGCAAGCGCTGGTTTGCCATCGAGGTAACTCGGTTGACTCAGGGCATTACATTGCTATTGTCAGAGGCACTAGCGCTGGCGCACTTCCTGCGAGCTCTCACGGATTGGAGCCGGCCTCAGACGGTCCTAGATACTGGATGCGCTTCGATGACCTGGCAGAGGAACGCGTTACCCTCGTCGACATTGAGCAAGCGCTGAAACTCGAGTCTCCATATCTCCTGTTTTATCAGATACTGCCCATAAATGAGGAtgcagcagaagcaaatcTGGCGACCAAAGTTTCTTCCTCCGATACATCGGAAGATATCGGTGAACTAGATGCCGCGGGGATTGTACGGAAGCTCCAGACATTGACGACAGATAACACTGATTTTGAACTTCCATCAGGATATGTTTCTGGCCGGCCAAGTGTCGAAATTACCACGTCAGAAGACCCTGCAATTGGACTGGCGGATGTGAATGGAAGGCAACAAAGCGCAGCCTTTTCGAATCACGGCGATTCAACCAATAATCTCCAAGTGCATCCTGTCTCTTCAAAGTCGCCACGGATCCTGCCAAAGGAATTAGAGGACAAAGATGCCTTCTCGAACTCCAGACGCGAGTCCAGATCAGCCAGAAGTAAACCTACCAGCCGTGCTGGGAGTCAAACTAGCGAAAACAGAATCAGTGCAACATTCTCTCGCTTCACGTCACGCCGCAGCAAAGAAAAGTTCACTGGTGACGGTTCTGCGGAAGATGACGTCGATGATTTTGCTGTGGACAATGACTTGGCCGGTCAAACTGGAGAGATGTCCGCGGGAATCAGTAGGgagagcaaagaaaagagcCCCAGACGCTCCAAGGATCGCGAGCGCCTTAAAGGCAAAGCGAAGGATCGGTCGCGAGAAAGATTTGGAAGAAAGCTGGAACGGGAGTGCATAGTTATGTGA
- a CDS encoding FTFMHR domain-containing protein — translation MEEERTVQGKVKKKNATPHRKSLSCEYCSRSFARLEHLQRHLRTHTKEKPFSCDICSKSFARSDLLVRHERLVHPAEAAANREHRNHNNHEVSSTPSSMIQTTHHESRMLELADAIPVEPQPIPPPPPEVHVQPAPIIETTHFNPSWGYDLNLLSHAASHVALEGQQEALESMRKPSHTVGPPQPIPHVTDRPITENYGLEPSMLDLTDLGDPVQDFTVFLESVGLSSDWDSGVFSTVEEPMLPTTLSIDSKPPLRETSRLGTEIMNDPRSADDPPSFSNFGSRLPSLQPESHEVDDRLGFGDDGPRPAWDISNADRQVFVSKLEEFAYILPKGFVPPSRHALSRFFAGYINGLNEHLPFIHVPTLSVAKCSPELTLALAAAGSHYRFENNRGIDLFHAAKTILLERLRRRDSKQVPCPTWNFYSPSSGFHNSRGSSAMSNHASSPFQQQQQSMPHPVDPSIYVSDDSDAHMEVIRTFLLLTVFASWERHPELLREILSLQSTLARLVREHGLSEPATSPDPNNWEEWIRREGNRRTKLIVYCFFNLHSIMYNIPPLILNAELKLNMPCSHDVWKASNATQWRRLSRTWPGVDVPFQEAFAKLFLKSSISNSSAPISPLGNYILIHAIIQQIFFARQLCLSAPTMQGTSLRPDDLTVLDNSLSAWKALWKRTPESSIDPQNPAGPIAFTSTALLGLAYIRLHVDLGPCRRLITQDPVQIARALSESPPIARSPRLIMALLHSAHALSIPVRLGIDFVARTHSFFWSIQHSLCSLECAFLLSRWLLSIPATHSEQRLSDHERKLLLWIKSMMDETDMAVDPPGAPDMEFMANPYKAKQLSVAIVRVWARTFKGNTSWAIVDLVGSSLDAYADVLENQL, via the exons atggaggaagagagaacCGTTCAAGgcaaagtgaagaagaaaaatgcCACGCCACACCGAAAGTCTTTGTCCTGCGAATATTGCAGCAGGTCCTTCGCTCGCTTGGAGCACCTCCAACGACATCTCCGCACTC ACACGAAGGAAAAACCGTTCTCATGTGACATATGCTCCAAATCATTTGCAAGGAG CGACCTACTTGTACGACATGAGCGCTTAGTTCATCCTGCCGAGGCTGCGGCCAATCGAGAACATCGAAACCACAATAATCATGAGGTGTCTTCAACTCCGTCTTCTATGATACAGACGACCCATCATGAGTCGCGAATGCTCGAGCTTGCAGATGCAATACCAGTCGAGCCACAACCGAttccgccgcctccgcctGAGGTCCATGTCCAACCAGCACCGATAATAGAGACAACGCATTTCAATCCCTCATGGGGATACGATCTGAATCTCTTGTCTCATGCTGCTAGCCATGTAGCTCTTGAAGGCCAACAGGAAGCTCTTGAGTCGATGCGAAAGCCTTCGCATACCGTCGGCCCTCCTCAGCCAATCCCTCATGTCACCGACAGGCCTATCACCGAAAACTATGGGCTTGAACCGTCAATGCTTGATCTCACTGACTTAGGTGATCCGGTCCAAGACTTCACTGTCTTTTTAGAAAGCGTTGGTCTCTCATCCGACTGGGACTCGGGAGTGTTTTCCACTGTCGAGGAACCCATGCTGCCAACTACTCTCTCAATTGACTCTAAGCCACCTCTTCGTGAAACGTCCAGACTCGGGACAGAAATTATGAATGACCCGCGCTCGGCTGACGATCCTCCATCATTCTCAAACTTTGGATCGCGTTTGCCTTCGCTGCAACCCGAGTCCCACGAAGTGGACGATCGACTCGGTTTCGGCGACGACGGCCCACGTCCAGCATGGGATATCTCAAACGCTGATCGCCAGGTCTTCGTTTCCAAACTTGAGGAGTTTGCTTATATTCTTCCGAAGGGCTTCGTGCCTCCATCAAGACACGCTCTGTCTCGTTTCTTTGCTGGCTATATCAACGGACTGAATGAGCATCTTCCCTTTATTCATGTCCCAACGCTTTCTGTTGCAAAATGCTCTCCCGAGCTGACGCTCGCACTAGCGGCAGCAGGATCGCATTATCGCTTTGAAAACAATCGAGGAATCGACTTGTTTCACGCAGCAAAGACAATACTGCTGGAACGCCTCCGAAGAAGGGACAGTAAGCAAGTGCCATGCCCGACATGGAATTTTTATTCTCCCAGTTCGGGATTCCACAACTCGCGTGGCTCGTCGGCCATGTCAAATCATGCTAGTAGCCCTttccagcaacaacagcagtcTATGCCGCACCCTGTCGATCCTTCAATTTATGTATCAGATGATTCGGATGCTCACATGGAAGTGATTCGCACGTTCTTGCTTCTCACCGTTTTTGCGTCTTGGGAGAGACACCCGGAACTCCTCCGGGAAATTTTATCGTTACAAAGTACGTTGGCAAGGCTTGTTCGAGAGCATGGCCTCTCCGAACCAGCGACCAGTCCTGACCCAAATAATTGGGAGGAGTGGATACGGCGAGAGGGCAACAGGCGCACAAAGCTCATCGTCTACTGCTTTTTCAATCTACACTCTATCATGTACAACATTCCCCCGCTGATCCTGAACGCGGAGTTGAAATTGAACATGCCATGCTCTCATGACGTCTGGAAAGCGAGCAATGCGACTCAGTGGAGACGGCTCAGTCGCACCTGGCCAGGGGTGGATGTTCCCTTCCAGGAGGCATTCGCAAAACTGTTCCTAAAGTCGAGCATCTCGAACTCTTCGGCACCAATTTCGCCACTCGGAAACTATATCCTTATACACGCTATTATCCAGCAGATATTTTTTGCGCGCCAACTTTGTCTATCTGCACCCACTATGCAAGGTACAAGTCTCAGACCAGATGACTTGACTGTTTTAGACAACTCTCTGAGCGCCTGGAAGGCATTATGGAAACGCACTCCGGAATCCAGCATTGACCCTCAGAATCCAGCAGGGCCGATTGCGTTCACCTCTACTGCCCTTCTAGGACTCGCTTACATCAGGTTGCATGTTGATTTGGGCCCTTGTCGTCGTCTGATTACTCAAGACCCAGTTCAGATTGCTAGGGCCTTAAGCGAGTCCCCGCCCATAGCAAGAAGCCCGCGTCTCATTATGGCCTTATTGCATTCTGCCCATGCACTGTCCATTCCTGTACGTCTCGGAATCGACTTTGTGGCGAGAACCCATTCGTTTTTCTGGAGTATTCAGCATTCCCTTTGCAGTTTGGAATGCGCTTTTCTCCTGAGCCGATGGCTTCTCTCAATCCCAGCTACGCACTCGGAGCAGAGGTTGTCAGACCATGAAAGGAAACTACTTCTGTGGATCAAGAGCATGATGGACGAGACTGACATGGCCGTTGACCCACCAGGGGCGCCTGATATGGAATTTATGGCCAACCCTTACAAGGCCAAACAACTAAGCGTCGCTATCGTCCGGGTCTGGGCAAGAACCTTCAAAGGAAACACGAGTTGGGCGATAGTTGATTTGGTTGGGTCGAGCTTGGATGCTTATGCAGATGTCTTAGAAAATCAGCTTTGA